In Flammeovirgaceae bacterium 311, one DNA window encodes the following:
- a CDS encoding radical SAM superfamily protein (COG0535 Predicted Fe-S oxidoreductases), with the protein MKSLKRQEHKFSDSFIQLEVLQAARPGGGKFERFEDKLDTIGLFPLRPTQLEIFQVNVGKMCNQTCKHCHVDAGPDRKEIMTRETMQQCLEALDKADVAGFPVKTIDLTGGAPEMNPHFRWFVQELHKRGKHVIVRCNLTIILANPKYHDLPQFFKAHGVEVVSSLPHFSARRTDAQRGDGVFEKSIKALQMLNAAGYGQEGSGLQLHLVYNPAGAFLPGAQVSLEKEFKQQLKRQFNIDFNSLFVITNLPISRFLDYLVQSGNYEGYMEKLVNSFNPAAAANVMCRNTISVGWDGQLYDCDFNQMLDLTVVGAPRHIKDFDVAQLNQRDIVLNQHCYGCTAGAGSSCGGQTA; encoded by the coding sequence ATGAAGTCACTTAAACGACAAGAGCATAAATTTTCCGATTCTTTTATACAGCTTGAAGTGTTGCAGGCAGCGCGTCCTGGTGGCGGTAAATTTGAACGCTTCGAAGATAAACTTGATACAATCGGGCTGTTTCCGCTAAGGCCTACCCAGCTGGAGATTTTTCAGGTAAATGTTGGAAAAATGTGCAACCAGACCTGTAAGCACTGCCATGTGGATGCCGGGCCGGATCGCAAAGAGATCATGACCCGGGAAACCATGCAGCAATGCCTTGAGGCACTGGACAAGGCAGATGTAGCCGGCTTTCCCGTAAAAACTATTGATTTAACAGGAGGAGCTCCTGAAATGAACCCCCACTTTCGCTGGTTTGTACAGGAGCTGCACAAGCGGGGCAAGCATGTAATAGTACGCTGCAACCTCACCATTATACTGGCCAATCCAAAATACCATGATCTTCCCCAGTTTTTCAAGGCGCATGGGGTAGAGGTGGTCAGCTCACTGCCCCATTTTTCTGCCAGGCGTACCGATGCGCAACGGGGTGATGGCGTGTTTGAAAAGTCGATCAAAGCCCTGCAGATGCTCAATGCAGCGGGCTATGGTCAGGAGGGCAGCGGGCTCCAGTTGCACCTGGTCTATAACCCGGCTGGTGCTTTTCTGCCAGGTGCACAGGTTTCGCTGGAGAAAGAGTTTAAGCAGCAGCTAAAACGCCAGTTCAATATAGATTTTAACAGCCTGTTTGTTATAACCAACCTGCCCATCAGCCGTTTTTTGGATTACCTGGTGCAAAGCGGCAACTATGAGGGTTACATGGAAAAGCTGGTAAACAGCTTTAACCCGGCTGCCGCAGCCAACGTGATGTGCCGCAATACCATTTCCGTAGGTTGGGACGGCCAGCTTTATGACTGCGACTTTAACCAGATGCTGGACCTGACGGTAGTAGGAGCCCCCCGCCACATTAAAGATTTTGATGTAGCACAACTCAACCAGCGCGATATCGTTCTGAACCAGCACTGCTACGGCTGCACTGCCGGCGCCGGGAGTAGTTGTGGCGGGCAGACTGCATAA
- a CDS encoding hypothetical protein (COG3222 Uncharacterized protein conserved in bacteria) encodes MTPNHLIIFVKNRIPGRTKTRLAQSIGDEEALQVYDELLVHTHAATIGLNISKWVFFSDYLEENNSLWQQGYQLQVQQGKDLGERMQLAFEKCFSQGAQRVCIIGSDCYELETEHLNKAYDALRQKDVVLGPAADGGYYLLGLQEQQPELFQHKIWSTPEVLADTLDDCERLGLSVQQLPQLHDLDNIQDLKRYRQKQNNKSR; translated from the coding sequence ATGACCCCAAACCACCTGATCATATTTGTAAAAAACCGCATCCCTGGCCGTACAAAAACCAGGCTGGCTCAATCCATAGGTGATGAAGAAGCGCTGCAGGTGTATGATGAGCTATTAGTCCATACCCATGCAGCAACAATAGGCCTTAATATCTCAAAATGGGTATTTTTTTCTGATTACCTGGAAGAAAATAATAGCCTGTGGCAACAGGGATATCAATTACAGGTACAGCAGGGAAAAGACCTGGGGGAAAGAATGCAGCTGGCTTTTGAAAAATGTTTCTCCCAAGGGGCACAGCGCGTATGCATTATCGGGTCAGATTGTTATGAACTGGAAACAGAACATCTGAATAAAGCCTATGATGCGCTCCGCCAAAAGGATGTGGTGCTTGGGCCCGCCGCAGACGGAGGTTACTATTTGCTAGGCTTGCAGGAGCAGCAGCCCGAACTTTTTCAGCATAAAATCTGGAGTACACCTGAGGTATTGGCGGACACGCTGGATGATTGTGAGCGGCTTGGTTTATCTGTACAGCAGCTCCCACAGTTGCACGATCTGGATAATATTCAGGATCTTAAACGCTACCGGCAAAAGCAGAATAATAAGTCTCGTTAG
- a CDS encoding MOSC domain-containing protein (COG3217 Uncharacterized Fe-S protein) translates to MARKKLAISELWVYPIKSLGGVSLREAPLTPRGLQWDRRWMLLDAEGNFLTQRQYPKMALLQVSLHNYRLEVNHRGKNLAPLQIPLQMEDTGEHVQAPVWDDSTLAWYVGRGYDQWFSEALEIQCRLVYMPDESERTATGKWSGRQQKVSFADAYPILLISQSSLDDLNSRLRETIPMDRFRPNIVVRGSAPFAEDQWHEFWVGDLHFWAEKPCARCTLTTIDQLTAEKGKEPLQTLSRYRRLGSKVIFGQNILSDTKGILHVGDGLVVKSYKPDPMHASHASQTK, encoded by the coding sequence ATGGCTCGAAAAAAGCTAGCTATCAGTGAACTGTGGGTATATCCCATAAAATCGTTGGGAGGTGTATCTTTACGAGAGGCACCACTTACTCCGCGCGGCCTGCAATGGGACCGGCGCTGGATGCTGCTGGATGCAGAAGGAAATTTTCTGACACAGAGACAGTATCCCAAGATGGCCTTGCTTCAGGTAAGTCTGCACAACTATAGGCTGGAGGTAAATCATCGGGGTAAAAACCTGGCTCCTTTGCAGATTCCACTGCAGATGGAAGATACCGGAGAACATGTGCAGGCACCTGTTTGGGACGACAGCACCCTTGCCTGGTATGTGGGCAGGGGCTATGACCAATGGTTTAGTGAAGCATTGGAAATACAATGCCGGCTGGTGTACATGCCTGATGAAAGTGAGCGCACAGCCACTGGTAAATGGAGTGGACGGCAGCAGAAAGTCTCCTTTGCCGATGCATATCCTATTCTGCTGATCAGTCAGTCATCGCTCGATGACCTGAATTCCCGATTGAGGGAAACCATTCCCATGGATCGTTTTCGTCCTAATATCGTAGTGCGTGGAAGTGCTCCTTTTGCCGAAGACCAGTGGCACGAATTCTGGGTGGGCGATCTGCATTTCTGGGCAGAAAAGCCTTGTGCCCGCTGCACACTTACCACAATAGATCAGCTTACAGCAGAGAAAGGAAAGGAACCCCTGCAAACACTTTCCCGCTATCGCCGCTTGGGGTCAAAAGTAATTTTCGGGCAGAATATCCTAAGTGATACAAAGGGTATTTTACATGTTGGTGATGGGTTAGTGGTGAAAAGCTATAAGCCCGACCCTATGCATGCATCTCATGCTTCTCAAACCAAATAA
- a CDS encoding GH3 auxin-responsive promoter, translating into MGIRSVLSKPLAAWVAKEQRQWSLKPAESQRNVFRQLLESARNTAFGKDYDFGNIKTYRDFQARVPVADYEDLKQYIERVKGGEKDVLWPGQPLYFAKTSGTTSGTKYIPISKESIPYHINGARNALLTHVHNTGNGKFLDGKLMFLSGSPEMKKENGIYIGRLSGIVNHHVPGYLRTNQMPGWETNIIDDWETKVDTIVAETLDKDMTLISGIPPWVQMYFDKIVEQTGKKIKDVFPNFSLFVYGGVNFEPYRAKLFETIGKRIDSIETYPASEGFIAYQDLQYDLSQGNPGLLLLLNHGIWYEFIPADQYFEKNPPRLTIEDVELGVNYAVVMNTNAGLWGYSIGDTVQFVSKDPYRIIVSGRIKHFISAFGEHVIGSEVEGAMREAVSKHPEVELIEFTVAPQVTPAHGLPLHEWFVEFATPPKDLAAFEKELNLQLQHRNTYYDDLITGSVLRSLEIRPLQRGAFQQYMKSQGKLGGQNKVPRLSNDRKLADGLQAFVVR; encoded by the coding sequence ATGGGTATTCGTTCTGTATTAAGCAAACCCCTGGCTGCCTGGGTGGCAAAAGAGCAGCGTCAGTGGTCTTTAAAGCCTGCTGAATCGCAACGAAACGTGTTTCGTCAGTTACTGGAATCTGCCAGAAATACTGCTTTTGGGAAAGACTATGACTTTGGCAATATCAAGACCTACCGGGACTTTCAGGCACGTGTGCCGGTAGCGGATTATGAAGATCTCAAGCAATACATTGAACGGGTAAAAGGGGGCGAAAAAGACGTGCTCTGGCCCGGCCAGCCGCTTTACTTTGCCAAAACCAGTGGTACTACCTCAGGCACCAAGTACATACCCATCTCTAAAGAATCTATTCCTTACCATATCAATGGTGCCCGTAATGCACTGCTCACCCATGTGCATAATACCGGTAACGGTAAGTTCCTGGATGGGAAGCTGATGTTTTTAAGTGGCAGCCCGGAGATGAAAAAGGAGAATGGTATTTACATAGGCCGACTTTCCGGCATTGTAAATCATCATGTGCCCGGCTATTTGCGCACCAACCAGATGCCCGGCTGGGAAACCAATATCATCGACGACTGGGAAACCAAGGTAGATACCATTGTAGCCGAAACCCTGGATAAGGACATGACCCTGATCAGCGGCATACCACCCTGGGTACAAATGTACTTTGATAAAATAGTGGAGCAGACGGGAAAAAAGATCAAAGATGTGTTTCCTAACTTTTCGCTCTTTGTATATGGTGGTGTAAACTTTGAGCCCTACCGGGCAAAACTGTTCGAAACGATCGGGAAGCGGATTGACAGCATAGAAACCTACCCTGCATCGGAAGGCTTTATTGCCTACCAGGACCTGCAGTACGATTTAAGCCAGGGCAACCCGGGTTTGCTGCTGCTGTTGAATCATGGCATCTGGTACGAATTTATACCTGCCGATCAGTATTTTGAGAAAAACCCGCCCCGCCTCACGATAGAAGATGTAGAACTGGGGGTAAACTATGCGGTGGTGATGAATACCAATGCAGGCCTCTGGGGCTACAGCATTGGCGATACGGTGCAGTTTGTAAGTAAAGACCCATACCGCATTATTGTGAGCGGGCGCATCAAGCATTTTATATCGGCCTTTGGTGAGCACGTAATTGGCTCTGAGGTGGAGGGAGCCATGCGTGAAGCCGTGAGCAAACACCCGGAGGTGGAGCTAATCGAGTTTACCGTTGCCCCGCAGGTAACCCCAGCCCATGGGCTGCCCCTGCACGAATGGTTTGTAGAATTTGCAACGCCGCCCAAGGATTTGGCTGCCTTTGAAAAAGAACTTAACTTGCAGCTTCAGCATCGTAATACTTATTATGATGACCTAATCACCGGTAGTGTTTTACGGTCGCTGGAAATAAGACCTCTACAGCGCGGTGCTTTTCAGCAGTACATGAAAAGTCAGGGCAAGCTGGGTGGTCAGAACAAGGTGCCCCGCCTTAGCAATGATCGCAAGCTAGCCGATGGCCTGCAGGCGTTTGTGGTGAGGTAG
- a CDS encoding 1-deoxy-D-xylulose 5-phosphate reductoisomerase (COG0743 1-deoxy-D-xylulose 5-phosphate reductoisomerase) — protein sequence MEETEKKHIAILGSTGSIGTQALEVIAQHPDKFAVEVLTAQNNARLLIEQALTFKPNAVVIGNDEHYELVRDALLPHDIKVYAGERALASVMEMETIDLVLTALVGYAGLQPTLRAIESGKPIALANKETLVVAGEIVTAKAREKGVNIYPVDSEHSAIFQCLVGEFHNPIEKIILTASGGPFRGKTREELLKVTKAQALKHPNWDMGAKVTIDSASLMNKGLEVIEAKWLFNLKPEQIDVVVHPQSIIHSMVQFQDSSIKAQMGLPDMRLPIQFALGFPERLQAPFPRFNFLDYPQLTFEQPDLETFRNLALAFEALKRGGNAPCILNAANEIAVAEFLNDKIRFLDMPDLVEACLAKVTFIEKPSLEDYIQTDAETRKLAHKLSKSNTVH from the coding sequence TTGGAAGAAACAGAAAAGAAACACATTGCCATCCTGGGCTCTACCGGTTCTATTGGTACCCAGGCGCTGGAAGTAATAGCACAGCATCCCGATAAGTTTGCAGTAGAGGTGCTAACGGCCCAGAATAACGCACGCCTGCTCATTGAGCAGGCTTTGACGTTTAAGCCCAATGCAGTAGTTATTGGCAATGATGAGCATTACGAACTGGTACGGGATGCCCTGCTGCCGCACGATATAAAAGTGTATGCTGGCGAGCGTGCACTGGCTTCTGTGATGGAAATGGAAACCATAGACCTGGTGTTAACAGCACTGGTGGGCTATGCCGGCCTGCAGCCCACCCTAAGAGCCATAGAAAGCGGCAAGCCCATTGCGCTGGCCAATAAAGAAACACTGGTGGTTGCCGGTGAGATCGTAACGGCAAAAGCCCGCGAAAAGGGCGTAAACATCTATCCGGTCGATTCTGAACATTCAGCCATTTTTCAGTGCCTGGTGGGAGAGTTTCACAACCCGATCGAAAAAATAATCCTGACCGCATCAGGAGGTCCTTTCCGGGGCAAAACCCGCGAAGAGCTGCTGAAAGTTACGAAAGCCCAGGCCCTGAAGCACCCTAACTGGGACATGGGCGCTAAGGTAACCATAGATTCGGCCTCGCTCATGAACAAAGGGCTGGAGGTGATAGAAGCCAAATGGCTGTTTAACCTGAAGCCGGAGCAGATCGATGTGGTGGTTCATCCGCAGAGCATTATTCACAGCATGGTGCAGTTTCAGGATAGCTCCATCAAGGCACAGATGGGCTTGCCCGATATGCGGCTGCCCATACAATTTGCACTTGGCTTCCCTGAAAGACTACAGGCACCATTTCCGCGTTTTAATTTTCTGGACTATCCTCAGTTAACTTTTGAGCAGCCCGATCTGGAAACTTTCCGGAACCTGGCGCTGGCTTTTGAGGCGCTGAAGCGGGGTGGTAATGCACCCTGTATATTAAATGCTGCCAATGAAATAGCGGTAGCTGAATTTTTAAATGATAAAATCCGTTTCCTAGACATGCCTGATCTGGTGGAAGCCTGTTTGGCCAAAGTAACCTTCATCGAAAAACCTTCTTTGGAAGATTACATACAGACAGATGCTGAAACCCGTAAATTGGCACACAAATTGAGTAAATCCAATACTGTTCATTAA
- a CDS encoding site-2 protease (COG0750 Predicted membrane-associated Zn-dependent proteases 1), translating into MENIVMIGQLLLGLSILIGLHEMGHMLAAKFFGMRVEKFSIGFPPKIVGFKSGETEYSLGAIPLGGFVKISGMIDESLDMDQMGAEPQPWEFRAKPAWQRLIVMMGGIIVNIVLGIIIFVFLTYRYGDTYIPREEVLEHGIVALEYGQQIGLKTGDKILKVNGQDYGRFSDVARGADVILGENSYYTIERNGEILDIPIPSDLLEIFTDKNTADQFITIRMPFKVGEVVKGSNADKAGLQAGDRIVAVNGTSFSYFDEFADLLSKQSGGQVQFTVDRAETSADAQAGVENQYTVEDQNASTVQLTAQVDEEGRVGFYPEPLLDVRQEQYGPIESLGKGTEKAFESVWLNIRGFGKIFSGDVNVSKSVKGPIGIREIYGGTWDWTRFWTITGLLSMWLAFVNFLPIPALDGGHVMFLTYEMVSGSKPSDKFLEVAQKAGMILIFAIMGLVLFNDIFNLFV; encoded by the coding sequence ATGGAAAACATTGTAATGATTGGCCAGCTGTTGCTGGGCTTGTCCATCCTGATAGGCCTGCACGAGATGGGGCATATGCTGGCGGCTAAATTCTTTGGAATGCGGGTGGAAAAATTTTCCATTGGCTTTCCTCCTAAGATTGTAGGTTTCAAATCCGGAGAAACCGAATATTCACTGGGCGCTATTCCGCTGGGTGGCTTTGTTAAAATCAGCGGCATGATCGATGAATCGCTGGATATGGACCAGATGGGTGCCGAACCCCAGCCTTGGGAGTTTCGGGCTAAGCCGGCCTGGCAGCGTCTTATTGTCATGATGGGTGGCATTATTGTCAACATTGTGCTGGGTATCATTATCTTTGTGTTTCTTACTTACCGCTATGGCGATACCTATATTCCACGCGAAGAGGTGCTCGAGCATGGTATAGTAGCCCTGGAATATGGCCAGCAGATTGGTTTGAAAACAGGCGATAAGATCCTGAAGGTAAACGGCCAGGATTATGGCCGCTTCAGCGATGTGGCACGTGGGGCAGATGTTATTCTGGGAGAGAATAGCTATTACACCATAGAACGTAATGGTGAGATCCTAGATATTCCTATTCCTTCGGACCTGCTGGAGATCTTTACCGATAAAAATACGGCAGATCAGTTTATTACCATCCGCATGCCTTTTAAAGTAGGAGAGGTAGTAAAGGGCTCTAATGCTGATAAAGCAGGCCTGCAGGCCGGCGACAGGATCGTAGCTGTAAATGGCACCTCTTTTAGTTACTTCGATGAATTTGCAGATCTGCTGTCAAAACAGTCGGGTGGACAGGTACAGTTTACTGTAGATCGCGCAGAAACCTCTGCTGATGCACAGGCGGGCGTTGAAAATCAGTATACGGTCGAAGATCAAAATGCCAGCACTGTACAATTAACTGCACAGGTAGATGAAGAAGGCCGGGTAGGCTTTTATCCGGAACCACTCCTAGATGTACGCCAGGAGCAGTATGGGCCTATAGAATCTTTGGGAAAAGGTACTGAAAAAGCCTTTGAATCTGTATGGTTGAACATACGGGGCTTTGGCAAGATCTTCAGTGGAGATGTGAATGTATCCAAATCCGTAAAAGGGCCCATTGGTATCCGCGAAATCTATGGTGGCACCTGGGACTGGACTCGTTTCTGGACCATTACAGGCCTGCTGAGCATGTGGCTTGCCTTTGTAAACTTCCTGCCAATTCCGGCACTGGATGGTGGCCACGTGATGTTCCTGACTTACGAAATGGTAAGCGGAAGCAAGCCAAGTGATAAATTCCTGGAAGTAGCGCAAAAGGCCGGCATGATTCTGATCTTTGCCATCATGGGCCTGGTGCTTTTCAATGATATCTTTAACCTCTTTGTGTAG